A genomic segment from Candidatus Krumholzibacteriota bacterium encodes:
- a CDS encoding saccharopine dehydrogenase NADP-binding domain-containing protein, which produces MKIIVLGAGLVGGPMARDLADDERFEVTAADASAGALERLAGDQRIARIEKDLSDPKAVTALVRGYDMAVNAVPGFMGYRTLEAIIAAERNVVDIAFFPESPFSLEEQARRRGVVAIVDCGVAPGMSNVLTGYADSLLDETRSALTYVGGLPEVRTWPWGYKAVFSPIDVIEEYTRPARYVENGHLVTRPALSDPELIDFPVVGTLEAFNTDGLRTLAETINAPNLKEKTLRYPGHIDKMRVLRESGFFSEEPVEAGGVTVRPIDLTARLLFPMWELQGNEADITVMRVIVEGLKDGVGTRYTWDLFDRKNETTGVHSMARTTGYTATVAARMIADGLWDRAGVSPPEYVGRDHQCVDYLLRGLAERGVVYEERVERTG; this is translated from the coding sequence CGACGAACGGTTCGAGGTGACGGCGGCGGATGCGAGCGCAGGGGCGCTCGAGCGCCTCGCCGGCGATCAGCGCATCGCGCGCATCGAGAAGGACCTCTCCGACCCGAAGGCGGTCACCGCCCTCGTGCGCGGCTACGACATGGCCGTCAACGCCGTCCCCGGCTTCATGGGTTACCGCACCCTCGAGGCGATCATCGCCGCCGAACGGAACGTCGTCGACATCGCCTTCTTTCCCGAGAGCCCCTTCTCGCTCGAGGAGCAGGCCCGCAGGCGCGGCGTCGTCGCGATCGTCGACTGCGGCGTCGCCCCGGGAATGAGCAACGTGCTCACCGGCTACGCCGATTCCCTCCTCGACGAGACCCGCTCGGCCCTCACCTACGTTGGCGGCCTCCCCGAGGTGCGCACCTGGCCGTGGGGGTACAAGGCGGTCTTCTCCCCCATCGACGTGATCGAGGAATATACCCGCCCGGCCCGCTACGTGGAGAACGGCCATCTCGTCACCCGCCCGGCCCTCTCCGACCCCGAACTGATCGACTTTCCCGTCGTCGGCACGCTCGAGGCCTTCAACACCGATGGCCTCCGCACCCTCGCCGAGACGATCAACGCCCCCAACCTCAAGGAGAAGACCCTGCGCTACCCCGGCCACATCGACAAGATGCGGGTGCTGCGCGAGAGCGGCTTCTTCTCGGAGGAGCCCGTCGAGGCGGGCGGCGTGACGGTGCGGCCGATCGACCTGACGGCGCGCCTCCTCTTCCCCATGTGGGAACTGCAGGGGAACGAGGCGGACATCACCGTGATGCGCGTCATCGTGGAGGGGCTGAAGGACGGGGTCGGGACCCGCTACACGTGGGATCTCTTCGACCGCAAGAACGAGACGACCGGCGTCCACTCGATGGCCCGGACGACCGGCTACACGGCGACCGTCGCCGCGCGGATGATCGCCGACGGCCTCTGGGACCGTGCGGGCGTTTCGCCACCCGAGTACGTCGGGCGCGACCACCAGTGCGTGGATTACCTGCTCAGGGGGCTCGCCGAGCGCGGCGTCGTCTACGAGGAGCGCGTCGAGCGAACCGGGTGA